Proteins encoded in a region of the Triplophysa rosa linkage group LG14, Trosa_1v2, whole genome shotgun sequence genome:
- the LOC130564488 gene encoding psychosine receptor-like has protein sequence METSVFNSTLYNSSYDLKYNSSLNIKYIAAVVYISIILSIEIPLICAAIYVVFFLTKSGQGAPVFVINLLITDLVQIACASPLFVFERNELYFILPFLVTYFSGPYFMTCVAVERYLLIAHPIWYRSHRPVKSLLCTSLIGWFLSLIFAHSWLFTVYLVIIIPLIYYIVIIFCFAGAYRALSHSQSVTSIKRQLVMASLFFVLLSYTFSTLTLSISFLLSLITYNLTYYIYKLAVILNMLNPIADCVLYVFMRNDVGNAFRTPHRSPRQRRIQREIPLTNLTNVQRHPV, from the coding sequence ATGGAAACCAGTGTCTTTAACAGCACTCTTTACAATAGCAGTTACGATTTAAAGTACAATAGTTccttaaacataaaatatatagcaGCTGTTGTTTATATATCGATCATCTTAAGCATTGAAATTCCCTTGATCTGTGCGGCCATTTACGTCGTTTTCTTTCTCACCAAATCTGGTCAAGGCGCTCCGGTATTTGTCATAAATCTACTCATTACAGACCTCGTACAGATTGCTTGCGCTTCACCTTTATTCGTCTTCGAAAGAAATGAATTGTATTTCATATTACCTTTCCTTGTGACTTACTTCTCTGGTCCGTATTTCATGACGTGTGTAGCCGTAGAGAGATATCTTCTGATCGCTCATCCTATTTGGTACAGATCTCATCGCCCGGTTAAAAGTCTCTTGTGCACTTCTCTGATTGGCTGGTTTCTATCGCTTATTTTTGCGCATTCTTGGCTTTTCACCGTTTACCTGGTGATTATCATACCCTTGATTTATTACATagtgatcattttttgttttgcggGTGCATACAGAGCTCTCTCTCATTCACAATCTGTAACTTCTATAAAGAGGCAGTTAGTTATGGCTAGTTTGTTCTTTGTTCTGCTCAGTTACACCTTTTCAACCCTTACTTTAAGTATTTCATTTCTGCTGTCTTTGATCACTTATAATTTAacttattatatttacaaacttGCTGTTATTCTTAATATGTTAAACCCGATTGCGGACTGTGTGTTGTACGTGTTCATGCGGAATGATGTTGGGAATGCCTTTAGGACGCCTCACCGCTCTCCCAGACAGAGAAGAATTCAGAGAGAAATTCCGCTCACAAACCTAACCAATGTACAGCGCCATCCCGTGTGA